In Gammaproteobacteria bacterium, one DNA window encodes the following:
- a CDS encoding MBL fold metallo-hydrolase: MKLTFLGAAGEVTGSSYLIETDDVRFLVDCGMFQGGQEADKKNRTAFKYDPKTIDFVLLTHAHIDHSGLLPRLGAWGFRGPVYCTTATADLLQVMLKDSAYIQEKEVEWRNQARRRNSQSVQELAPLYTVTQAEALLKQLRRVDYNTEIDPRPGIRCCFRDAGHILGSAIIELWVRKDGGYKKIVFSGDLGQPGHPIVRDPAIIRRADVVLIESTYGNRLHRSMPDTLDELAFAINDTLITKGGNVVIPAFTVGRTQDLLFLLIDLYRQGKLGEMAIYVDSPMAQAATEITLKHIALLDRESTEALQWMNSNAQKPRIHFVQDIEESMQLNHVKHGIVIISASGMCDAGRIKHHLKYNLDRPECSILITGFQAEGTLGRRLVDGAKQVKIFGQEIAVKAAIYTIGGLSAHADQADLLKWLGHFEKMPEKIFVVHGELSNSMALADAIRDKLHWHASLPEYLSVVTL, from the coding sequence ATGAAACTGACTTTTTTAGGTGCAGCCGGGGAAGTAACCGGTTCCAGCTATCTGATCGAGACCGATGATGTGCGCTTTCTGGTCGATTGCGGCATGTTTCAGGGCGGACAAGAAGCGGACAAGAAAAACCGCACGGCTTTCAAGTACGATCCCAAAACCATCGACTTTGTCCTACTGACCCACGCGCACATCGATCACTCCGGATTGTTACCGCGGCTCGGCGCGTGGGGTTTTCGCGGTCCGGTGTATTGCACGACGGCAACCGCGGATCTGCTGCAGGTCATGCTGAAGGACAGCGCTTATATTCAGGAAAAAGAAGTCGAGTGGCGTAATCAAGCGCGCCGCCGCAATAGCCAGTCGGTTCAGGAACTCGCGCCACTCTATACCGTGACGCAAGCGGAAGCGTTGTTGAAGCAGTTGCGGCGCGTCGATTACAACACCGAAATCGACCCTCGCCCAGGGATCCGCTGCTGCTTTCGCGATGCCGGCCATATTCTTGGCTCAGCCATCATCGAATTGTGGGTGAGAAAAGACGGCGGTTACAAAAAAATCGTCTTCTCCGGCGATCTCGGACAACCCGGCCACCCCATCGTGCGCGACCCGGCGATCATTCGCCGCGCCGATGTTGTGCTGATCGAGTCCACCTACGGCAACCGCCTGCATCGCAGCATGCCGGACACCCTCGATGAATTGGCATTTGCCATCAACGATACGCTGATCACGAAAGGCGGCAATGTCGTCATCCCGGCGTTTACCGTCGGCCGCACGCAGGATTTGCTGTTTCTGCTGATCGATCTGTACCGCCAGGGTAAGCTCGGCGAAATGGCCATTTATGTCGACTCGCCGATGGCGCAAGCCGCCACCGAAATCACGCTCAAACATATTGCGTTGCTCGACCGGGAGTCCACCGAAGCCTTGCAATGGATGAACAGCAATGCGCAAAAACCGCGCATTCATTTCGTGCAGGATATCGAGGAATCGATGCAGCTCAATCATGTCAAGCACGGCATCGTCATTATCTCGGCCAGCGGCATGTGCGACGCCGGACGCATCAAGCATCACCTCAAGTACAATCTCGACCGCCCGGAATGCAGCATCCTGATCACTGGATTTCAAGCGGAAGGAACGCTGGGAAGGCGGCTCGTGGACGGCGCCAAGCAGGTCAAGATTTTCGGTCAGGAAATAGCGGTCAAGGCGGCCATTTACACCATCGGCGGACTCTCGGCACACGCCGATCAGGCCGATTTGCTCAAATGGTTGGGTCATTTCGAGAAAATGCCGGAAAAGATTTTTGTCGTGCACGGCGAGCTCAGCAATTCGATGGCGCTGGCTGATGCCATTCGCGACAAGCTACATTGGCATGCCAGCCTGCCGGAATACTTGTCGGTTGTTACACTTTAA
- the ovoA gene encoding 5-histidylcysteine sulfoxide synthase, with protein sequence MSETLFQRTPLLDGDDINLKREEIRNYFHITLDRYEQLFETLRNDEAYYKKPISLRHPLIFYLGHTATFFVNKLVLAGLITERINPRLESIFAVGVDEMSWDDLDSTHYDWPTVDEVRAYRKTMRAMVDNLIATLPLSLPITWESSWWPIVMGIEHERIHLETSSVLIRQHALHFVQPHPDWQPCRKSGAAPQNSLVDVAAGTVTLHKTRTNHQHYGWDNEYGLHTADIAAFQASKYLVSNQEFLAFVEAGGYRTGSYWPEEGRSWRQFTQAEHPTFWVKKGSDWYLRLMTEEVPMPWDWPVEVNYHEAKAFCNWKAETTKQPVRLPTEDEWYRLYDVAGLSEVPHDRKATGNLHLDYYASSCPVNEFPHGEFFDIVGNVWQWTETPTYPFEGFDVHPLYDDFTTPTFDNQHNLIKGGSWIACGNESIRSSRYAFRRHFFQHAGFRYVVSDAPATLPSSNYETDKLLSEYAEFHYGDTYFDVPNFSKALAEIAIAAMGDRPKRTALDLGCASGRSTFELAKVFDHVAGVDFSARFIGQGVQLVQQGILRYTLTDEGELVSYKERTLTNLGLDHVKHKVEFFQGDACNLKPIFTGYDLILAANLIDRLYDPAKLLNSIHTRINIGGLLMITSPYTWLTEHTKKEAWVGGFKRDGENFTTLDGLKEMLGPHFRLIQGPQAVPFVIRETKRKFQHTLAEVTLWERIA encoded by the coding sequence ATGTCAGAAACCTTATTCCAACGAACTCCTCTGCTCGATGGCGACGATATCAACCTGAAACGTGAAGAAATCCGCAACTACTTTCACATCACGCTGGACCGCTACGAGCAATTATTCGAAACGCTGCGCAATGACGAAGCCTATTACAAAAAACCGATCTCGTTGCGTCATCCGCTGATTTTTTATCTCGGCCATACCGCCACTTTCTTCGTCAACAAACTGGTTCTCGCCGGGTTGATTACCGAACGCATCAACCCACGATTGGAATCGATTTTCGCCGTCGGCGTCGACGAAATGAGCTGGGACGATCTCGACAGCACACACTATGATTGGCCGACGGTCGATGAAGTGCGCGCCTACCGCAAAACCATGCGTGCCATGGTCGATAACCTCATCGCCACATTGCCGCTGAGTCTGCCGATCACTTGGGAAAGTTCGTGGTGGCCGATTGTGATGGGCATCGAGCATGAACGCATCCATCTGGAAACGTCGTCGGTTTTGATCCGTCAGCATGCCTTGCATTTCGTGCAACCGCACCCGGATTGGCAGCCATGCCGGAAATCCGGCGCCGCGCCGCAAAATTCGCTGGTCGATGTTGCCGCCGGAACGGTGACGCTGCATAAAACCAGAACCAATCATCAGCATTACGGCTGGGATAACGAATACGGTCTGCACACTGCGGACATCGCCGCTTTTCAAGCCAGTAAATACTTAGTCAGCAATCAGGAATTCTTGGCGTTTGTCGAAGCCGGCGGCTACCGTACCGGCAGTTACTGGCCGGAAGAAGGCCGCTCGTGGCGGCAGTTCACGCAAGCCGAGCATCCGACGTTTTGGGTCAAAAAAGGTAGCGACTGGTATCTGCGCTTGATGACCGAAGAAGTACCGATGCCATGGGACTGGCCGGTCGAAGTCAATTACCACGAAGCCAAAGCGTTTTGTAACTGGAAGGCCGAGACGACCAAGCAACCGGTGCGGCTGCCGACCGAGGACGAATGGTACCGGCTGTACGATGTTGCTGGTCTGAGTGAAGTGCCGCACGACCGCAAGGCGACCGGCAATCTGCACTTGGATTATTACGCGTCGAGCTGTCCGGTCAATGAATTTCCGCACGGCGAGTTTTTCGATATCGTCGGCAACGTCTGGCAATGGACCGAAACGCCGACGTATCCGTTCGAAGGTTTCGACGTGCATCCGCTGTACGACGATTTCACCACGCCGACGTTCGACAACCAGCACAATCTGATCAAAGGCGGTTCGTGGATCGCTTGTGGCAACGAATCGATCCGCAGCTCGCGCTACGCGTTTCGCCGCCACTTCTTCCAACACGCCGGTTTCCGCTATGTGGTGTCGGACGCTCCGGCGACATTGCCAAGTTCTAATTACGAAACCGACAAATTGTTGTCGGAGTACGCCGAGTTTCATTACGGCGATACGTATTTTGACGTGCCCAATTTCTCCAAAGCGCTGGCGGAAATCGCCATCGCCGCGATGGGCGACCGGCCCAAGCGCACTGCGCTGGATCTGGGTTGCGCTTCCGGCCGCTCAACCTTCGAGCTGGCCAAAGTGTTCGATCATGTCGCCGGCGTCGATTTCTCCGCGCGCTTCATCGGTCAAGGCGTACAACTCGTGCAGCAAGGCATCTTGCGCTACACGCTGACCGACGAAGGCGAATTGGTGTCGTACAAGGAACGCACGCTGACCAATCTCGGACTCGATCACGTCAAGCACAAGGTCGAATTCTTCCAGGGCGACGCCTGTAATCTGAAACCGATTTTCACCGGTTACGACTTGATCCTCGCCGCCAACCTGATCGACCGCTTGTACGATCCGGCCAAGTTGCTCAACAGCATTCACACGCGCATCAACATCGGCGGCTTGCTGATGATCACGTCGCCGTATACCTGGCTCACCGAGCACACCAAGAAAGAAGCGTGGGTCGGTGGCTTCAAGCGCGACGGCGAGAATTTCACCACACTCGACGGCCTGAAAGAAATGCTTGGTCCGCACTTCCGCCTGATTCAAGGCCCGCAAGCGGTGCCGTTCGTAATCCGCGAAACCAAGCGCAAATTCCAGCACACGCTGGCGGAAGTCACCCTCTGGGAGCGCATCGCTTGA
- a CDS encoding pyridoxal phosphate-dependent aminotransferase, with protein MSDAFDFDREIDRIGTHSVKYDSRLAVFGKADVIPAWVADMDFAAPPAVTLALTERAQHPIYGYTVFPDSLYDALIDWLQRRHGWTVQRDWIVMCPGVVPSINAAVMAFTQPGEAVIVQPPVYFPFFSAVTQTGRKLIQNPLRLDNGRYTIDFDHLEQCAKEAKLLLLCSPHNPVGRVWSPQELQQVQQVATRHNLIVFSDEIHHDLIYPGNHHHVLAAIADYNSNLITAVAPSKTFNIPGLNLSSLIIPDKTVRNAVTHIFSQFHVSASNPFSVAAFEAAYRDGEAWLTALLNYLQDTRTSVEHFVAEHLPDMRVIQAEGTYLLWLDCREWHMTDAQLKHFFIHQAGVGLNPGVQFGQEGSGFMRLNIGASRQTVLGVLERIKRAKHR; from the coding sequence TTGAGTGACGCATTCGATTTCGACCGGGAAATCGATCGCATAGGCACGCACAGCGTCAAATACGATAGCCGCTTGGCGGTGTTCGGCAAGGCCGATGTCATCCCGGCGTGGGTAGCGGACATGGACTTCGCCGCCCCGCCCGCGGTCACGCTTGCGCTGACCGAACGCGCACAACACCCGATCTACGGTTACACCGTATTTCCCGACAGTCTGTATGACGCACTGATCGATTGGCTGCAACGGCGGCACGGCTGGACGGTGCAACGCGACTGGATCGTGATGTGCCCCGGCGTGGTGCCGTCGATCAACGCCGCCGTGATGGCGTTCACGCAGCCCGGCGAAGCCGTCATCGTCCAGCCGCCGGTGTATTTCCCGTTCTTCTCCGCCGTCACGCAAACCGGCCGCAAGCTGATCCAAAACCCGCTGCGCCTCGACAATGGCCGTTACACCATCGACTTCGATCACCTGGAACAGTGCGCCAAAGAAGCCAAGCTGCTGTTGCTATGCTCGCCGCACAACCCGGTCGGGCGCGTGTGGTCGCCGCAAGAATTGCAGCAAGTGCAACAAGTCGCCACCCGCCACAACCTGATCGTATTTTCCGACGAAATCCACCACGACCTGATCTACCCCGGCAACCATCACCACGTGCTGGCTGCCATCGCTGACTACAATAGCAACCTGATCACCGCCGTCGCGCCGAGCAAAACCTTCAACATCCCCGGCTTGAATCTATCCTCACTGATCATCCCCGACAAAACCGTGCGCAACGCCGTCACGCACATCTTCAGCCAATTCCACGTCAGCGCCTCCAATCCGTTCAGCGTCGCCGCGTTCGAAGCCGCCTACCGCGACGGCGAAGCCTGGCTCACCGCATTGCTGAATTACCTGCAAGACACCCGCACCAGTGTCGAACACTTCGTCGCGGAACATTTGCCGGACATGCGCGTGATCCAAGCCGAAGGCACCTACCTACTCTGGCTCGACTGCCGCGAATGGCACATGACCGACGCGCAACTGAAACACTTCTTCATTCACCAAGCCGGTGTCGGCCTAAATCCCGGCGTGCAATTCGGCCAAGAAGGCAGCGGGTTTATGCGGTTGAATATTGGGGCATCGAGACAGACGGTTTTGGGGGTGTTGGAAAGGATCAAACGGGCCAAACATAGATAG
- a CDS encoding zinc ribbon domain-containing protein — MFCTQCGKEIIDDAKFCGHCGAPLEATDQKTLQEPNVVLSTTSPMPIQATASVAQIRPWIRYWARMFDLYLISIVSGIVSASSIQTRSASRLVINLINCSGLPYFLLGCSSNRYSFLQ, encoded by the coding sequence ATGTTTTGTACGCAATGTGGCAAGGAAATAATAGATGATGCGAAATTCTGCGGACATTGCGGAGCACCTCTGGAAGCCACGGATCAGAAAACGCTGCAAGAACCCAATGTAGTTTTGTCCACGACTTCGCCCATGCCAATACAGGCTACGGCTTCTGTTGCCCAAATTCGCCCGTGGATTCGATACTGGGCGCGTATGTTCGACCTCTACTTGATCTCCATCGTGAGTGGCATAGTCTCAGCATCCTCTATCCAGACGCGTTCAGCGAGCAGATTAGTGATCAATTTGATCAATTGTTCGGGCTTGCCGTATTTTTTGCTTGGGTGTTCATCGAATCGTTATTCCTTTCTACAATAG
- a CDS encoding RDD family protein — translation MFGLAVFFAWVFIESLFLSTIGTTPGKWLFKIRLIPPSGETPDYSTALSRSFKVWWLGFGIGFPLVSFITLLVSYNKLTKNGITRWDRDSGFTVAHERIGPLRVIFAIVFFVSFLLLAAIGSTIDIEQIIPTDATSWHV, via the coding sequence TTGTTCGGGCTTGCCGTATTTTTTGCTTGGGTGTTCATCGAATCGTTATTCCTTTCTACAATAGGTACAACGCCCGGCAAGTGGCTTTTCAAGATCCGCCTTATTCCACCGTCAGGAGAGACACCGGATTATTCAACTGCTTTATCAAGAAGTTTTAAGGTTTGGTGGCTCGGTTTTGGCATTGGATTTCCGCTCGTCAGCTTCATCACTCTTTTAGTGTCGTATAACAAATTGACCAAGAACGGTATAACCCGTTGGGACAGAGATAGTGGATTCACTGTTGCGCATGAGCGGATTGGCCCGCTACGGGTGATTTTTGCTATCGTTTTCTTTGTTAGCTTTTTGCTTCTTGCCGCCATCGGAAGCACAATCGATATCGAACAAATAATTCCAACTGACGCTACTTCGTGGCATGTTTGA
- a CDS encoding DUF4156 domain-containing protein, with translation MKKTLIVICSALILSSCAWVKVTAQGESVRLVHSAKAIESCKKLGRVNAKVVSHVIFNRNADKVAEELADLARNEAALMSGDTIIPISEIVDGRRSFGVYKCFPQQPN, from the coding sequence ATGAAAAAAACTCTGATCGTCATCTGCAGCGCTTTAATCCTGTCATCCTGCGCATGGGTTAAGGTCACAGCGCAAGGTGAAAGCGTGCGCCTGGTGCATTCGGCCAAAGCGATCGAGTCGTGCAAAAAACTGGGACGAGTCAATGCAAAAGTTGTCAGTCATGTCATTTTCAACCGCAATGCAGACAAAGTTGCTGAGGAACTAGCCGATCTTGCGCGTAACGAAGCGGCTTTGATGAGCGGCGATACGATTATTCCCATCTCCGAAATTGTCGATGGAAGACGCAGCTTCGGTGTTTATAAGTGCTTCCCACAGCAGCCTAATTAA